The following proteins are encoded in a genomic region of Necator americanus strain Aroian chromosome II, whole genome shotgun sequence:
- a CDS encoding hypothetical protein (NECATOR_CHRII.G8417.T1), whose translation MSRSVALVTQSLSKICLSRGIHSFHAPASSSVYIPSIRREKVVPTIDLPQSSNAVGHVPTASYELPALENVRRVYTFPTLDKAPISAPAPFLQDLIEKMDPIPEKPPIEAPPVVPPVAIQLAPRLLTIRRKKMKKHKRRKRFDRDYFKYQKYHREKKLKAEREFIRRMKAHLAELESFDPEKYVEETIAAAKKEWSDELAPTGRKRYPHWSRLMSLEELYGIPKSDYIDKNAGLPGEEDAEKIRKLKVEYDNKYRGI comes from the exons ATGAGTAGATCAGTTGCACTTGTCACTCAAAGCCTGTCAAAGATTTGCTTGTCACGTGGAATACACA GTTTCCATGCTCCCGCTTCGTCCAGCGTGTACATACCGTCTATACGAAGAGAGAAAGTAGTTCCTACCATAg ATCTACCTCAAAGTTCAAATGCAGTAGGTCATGTTCCCACTGCTTCCTATGAGCTCCCGGCCTTGGAAAATGTTCGAAGG GTGTATACGTTCCCTACATTGGATAAGGCTCCTATTTCCGCCCCTGCTCCTTTCCTTCAGGATCTTATCGAGAAGATGGACCCAATACCAGAGAAG CCTCCTATCGAAGCTCCTCCGGTCGTTCCTCCTGTAGCGATACAACTGGCTCCTCGGCTTTTAACTATTAGacggaagaaaatgaaaaaacataAGCGAAGAAAGCGTTTTGATCGTGACTACTTCAAATATCAGAAATATCATAGGGAAAAGAAGCTGAAG GCTGAACGAGAGTTTATTCGTCGGATGAAGGCTCATTTAGCGGAGTTGGAATCTTTTGATCCGGAAAAGTACGTAGAGGAAACGATCGCCGC TGCGAAGAAGGAATGGTCCGATGAGCTAGCGCCAACTGGTAGAAAACGCTATCCTCACTGGTCAAGGCTCATGTCACTAGAAGAGCTGTATGGTATTCCCAAAAGCGATTACATTGACAAGAACGCTGGATTACCTGGAGAGGAAGACGCGGAAAAGATCAGGAAGTTAAAAGTGGAATACGACAATAAGTACCGTGGTATCTGA
- a CDS encoding hypothetical protein (NECATOR_CHRII.G8414.T1): MDKSFQRFSVRNTTCYHVEPSASTHQHPGEALYRYLSECKVPKQWKTSKTVLLYKKEIHMTSATIAQLPTVRHLQALYKTTLENAMRKFEWDDMGVNFDGRQLHHLRFADDIVLVTPSISQAERMLTEFDETCDASVFS; this comes from the exons atggacaagtcattccagaggttctccgtccgaaatacgacatgctatcatgtcg agccttccgccagtactcatcaacaccctggcgaggctctttaccgttatctgtcggaatgcaaggttcctaaacagtggaagaccagcaagaccgtgttgttgtataaaaaggagatccacatgacatcggcaactatcgcccaattgcctactgtccgtcatctacaagctctttacaaga ccaccctcgaaaacgcaatgcgaaagtttgaatgggacgacatgggagtgaattttgatggtcggcagctacaccatttacgctttgctgatgacatcgtactggtaacacctagcatcagccaagcggaacgaatgctgaccgaattcgacgaaacatgtgatgcatcggtcttcagctga
- a CDS encoding hypothetical protein (NECATOR_CHRII.G8413.T1), which produces MQMLYLLWIPAVVNVGLAQTEDVNVVIVADADSSSTPAGETTEKPEESITILTTTPIPAPLTPLDTPPPTTLHPLEEYEKLPKPADKCIRYVRKDGTVMDHKIFREHRIKLENASRFCEENGMDLGSFEDENESRFVTTQYRVHECELPLECDVKLWRKVNNRKYTNKRWPLVSLDDGSLFPFSYSKASYYWDYLDTIELGVVCSKKIAELSAYPIFPDPDPKSTGVIVEKSNGAKYHYHVVSSGLITLNKARRECKKIGYKLAVFSNDREEKFVVDEYKSKYCKYCNAAYWIRHKRRNFVRYSERCYALWFKGRRRVGMDCSGRMNLRENHPYWAEGYICSKKLREHVDSSETHVEK; this is translated from the exons ATGCAGATGCTATATCTGTTGTGGATACCCGCTGTCGTAAacg TCGGTCTAGCTCAGACGGAAGATGTAAATGTTGTTATCGTTGCTGATGCTGATTCTTCCTCAACACCCGCGGGAGAGACGACGGAAAAACCAGAG GAAAGCATAACTATTCTGACAACTACACCTATTCCGGCTCCATTAACCCCTTTGGATACACCTCCTCCGACTACACTACACCCTTTGGAAGAGTATGAGAAGCTCCCTAAACCAGCGGACAAGTGTATTAGATATGTAAGAAAAGATGGCACAGTCATGGATCACAAG ATCTTCCGAGAACATAGAATCAAACTTGAGAACGCATCgagattttgtgaagaaaatggGATGGATCTCGGATCATTTGAGGACGAAAATGAGTCACGATTTGTTACGA CTCAATATCGTGTACATGAATGTGAACTCCCACTTGAATGTGACGTAAAATTGTGGAGAAAAGTAAACAACAG GAAGTACACAAACAAGAGATGGCCACTTGTATCCTTAGACGATGGAAGTCTTTTCCCGTTCTCCTACTCTAAAGCCAGCTATTACTGG gattatcTAGATACTATAGAGTTAGGAGTTGTTTGTTCCAAGAAAATTGCTGAACTTTCGGCCTACCCAATATTCCCCGATCCAGATCCTAAGAGCACGGGTGTGATTGTTGAGAAATCTAATGGCGCCAAGTACCATTATCAT GTCGTTTCAAGCGGTCTCATAACTCTGAACAAAGCTCGAAgggaatgtaaaaaaatcgGATACAAACTAGCCGTATTTAGTAATgacagagaagaaaagttcGTAGTAG ATGAATACAAAAGCAAGTACTGTAAGTACTGCAACGCCGCCTACTGGATACGGCATAAAAGGCGGAACTT CGTAAGGTACTCGGAGAGGTGCTACGCGTTATGGTTCAAGGGTCGCAGGCGAGTGGGAATGGACTGCTCGGGACGAATGAATCTTAGAGAG AATCATCCCTACTGGGCGGAAGGCTACATATGTTCAAAGAAACTTCGTGAACATGTTGATTCCTCTGAAACACATGTCGAGAAATAA
- a CDS encoding hypothetical protein (NECATOR_CHRII.G8411.T1), whose translation MSTTAIISGVAGITAISAVSEAQGLPGAPGPPGDAGAPGRPGAVGPPGEPGAPGQCDRGLPGPPGPPGPMGPLGAPGANSASDAVAIPGPPGPPGSPGRQGKPDMDGHPGTAGGMGSIGGDAMYCPCPQRTIKMKRMATRYVKYRSS comes from the coding sequence ATGAGTACAACAGCAATTATCAGCGGTGTAGCAGGTATAACCGCCATTAGTGCCGTGTCTGAAGCTCAGGGACTACCAGGCGCGCCTGGGCCTCCTGGAGATGCTGGAGCGCCCGGAAGGCCAGGAGCAGTAGGACCGCCGGGTGAGCCAGGCGCGCCTGGACAATGCGACAGAGGACTGCCTGGACCTCCGGGACCTCCTGGACCGATGGGACCACTTGGAGCACCTGGAGCAAATAGCGCATCTGATGCTGTTGCAATCCCTGGTCCACCTGGACCTCCAGGATCACCCGGAAGACAAGGAAAACCAGATATGGATGGCCACCCGGGAACTGCAGGAGGTATGGGCTCCATTGGAGGAGACGCCATGTACTGTCCATGCCCGCAGCGAAcgataaaaatgaaacgaatggCTACACGATATGTGAAATACCGTTCATCATAG
- a CDS encoding hypothetical protein (NECATOR_CHRII.G8412.T1), with amino-acid sequence MSVGISREMPSPLPEIWSSDEWMDSVRALAVDREGLDRAVLEDNRKRCGQAHQAVVSARRLCRKMREYSAFGKCSGSDCAINGSKLPGCQLSPSFFLRRQIGTSFI; translated from the exons ATGTCGGTAGGAATTTCACGTGAGATGCCAAGtccacttccagaaatatggagcagtgacgaatggatggactctgtgcgagctcttgctgtagatcgagaaggtttgGACAGAGCTGTGCTCGAGGACAACAGGAAAAGATGTGGACAAGCGCATCAGGCAGTAGtgtcagcccgccgattatgTCGG AAAATGAGGGAATATAGCGCATTCGGAAAGTGCTCTGGTTCTGACTGCgcgatcaatggttcgaaactgcctgGGTGCCAACTGAGCCCTTCATTCTTCCTGCGTCGTCAAATTGGTACTAGTTTCATCtag
- a CDS encoding hypothetical protein (NECATOR_CHRII.G8410.T1) gives MLLRRSTMQILYLLWIPAVVNAGLAQTEDVNVVTVADADSSPTPAGETTEKPEGIAEEKKTSISYGPIFSSIQQFFTNVLVQC, from the exons ATGTTATTGCGAAGGAGCACCATGCAGATACTATATCTGTTGTGGATACCCGCTGTCGTAAacg CCGGTCTAGCTCAGACGGAAGATGTAAATGTTGTTACCGTTGCTGATGCAGATTCTTCCCCAACACCCGCGGGAGAGACGACGGAAAAACCAGAG GGAAttgccgaagaaaaaaaaactagcatttCCTATGGTCCAATATTTTCATCCATCcaacaatttttcacaaatgtaCTAGTACAGTGTTGA
- a CDS encoding hypothetical protein (NECATOR_CHRII.G8410.T2) has translation MQILYLLWIPAVVNAGLAQTEDVNVVTVADADSSPTPAGETTEKPEVRTLNVPAINPSYPKMSRSCYDGDNGLVNNM, from the exons ATGCAGATACTATATCTGTTGTGGATACCCGCTGTCGTAAacg CCGGTCTAGCTCAGACGGAAGATGTAAATGTTGTTACCGTTGCTGATGCAGATTCTTCCCCAACACCCGCGGGAGAGACGACGGAAAAACCAGAGGTAAGGACACTTAATGTTCCAGCAATAAATCCATCGTATCCAAAAATGTCACGAAGTTGCTATGATGGAGACAACGGATTAGTCAATAACATGTGA
- a CDS encoding hypothetical protein (NECATOR_CHRII.G8407.T1), whose translation MRFNDNRWTRAVSDWVPRDIKRTTGRPPTRWSDFFTKSFKEKYDALRVPRERRNHWATLARDWDKWKNYWRPLDQFEDQRESR comes from the coding sequence atgcgctttaatgacaaccgttggaccagagccgtgagcgactgggttccccgcgatattaagcgcactacaggaagaccgccgacccgatggtcagatttcttcacgaaatccttcaaagaaaaatatgatgctcttcgtgtcccacgcgaaaggaggaaccactgggctactctggcacgcgattgggacaaatggaagaattactggcgcccgctcgaccagttcgaagatcaacgggagtcaaggtga
- a CDS encoding hypothetical protein (NECATOR_CHRII.G8406.T1), with protein MRRYSKKAVVVVQHTLKTRGSAESLLTTLRFVNAELFDLVDLRYCSTQLMSIGISREMPSPVPEIWSSDEWMDSVRALAVDREGLDRAVFEDNRKKCGQAHQAIVSARRLCQVRLIPTFTYVENTIKISPSLNE; from the coding sequence ATGCGCAGATATTCCAAAaaagctgttgttgttgtccaACACACTCTTAAAACCAGAGGGAGCGCGGAATCTTTGCTAACAACTCTCCGTTTCGTGAACGCTGAACTGTTTGACCTTGTAGACCTGAGGTACTGCTCGACTCAATTGATGTCGATAGGAATTTCACGCGAGATGCCAAGTCCAGTTCCAGAAATATGGAgcagtgacgaatggatggattctgtgcgagctcttgctgtagatcgagaaggtttgGACAGAGCTGTGTTCGAGGACAACAGGAAAAAATGTGGACAAGCGCATCAAGCAATAGtgtcagcccgccgattatgTCAGGTACGTCTAATTCCCACTTTTACATATGTGGAGAATACTATAAAAATTAGTCCTTCTCTTAACGAGTAG
- a CDS encoding hypothetical protein (NECATOR_CHRII.G8415.T1) — MAKNIDSLNNSTESDVCGEKMWQHQLDYLAVYAQHQATKKKKSKLSIGPGEVLPRRSCLLQGHTGDFNAKVDPRRTPEELHIGTHGLQWNDQGERLSSSS; from the coding sequence atggcaaagaacatcgactctttgaACAACTCgaccgaatcggacgtctgcggagaGAAGATGTGGCAACACCAGCTTGACTATCTCGCCGTTTACGctcaacatcaagctacgaagaagaagaagtcgaagctttctataggacctggagaagttctaccaagaagatcatgccttctacaaggtcatactggcgatttcaacgctaaggttgacccaagaagaacgccggaggaacttcacatcgggacccacggcctacaatggaatgaccagggagagaggctctcgagttcatcatga
- a CDS encoding hypothetical protein (NECATOR_CHRII.G8405.T1), translated as MSTTSIISGVAGITAVSTGFAIVTVLYLFNDINKFYDEALEELAEFKDIANSAWHEMRPSDHQSRDKRGIIFNTFRSRRQYPSNCNCAARSANCPTGPPGPPGAAGLPGEPGLQGAPGKPGIEGIGLSFDGGHSGCIMCPSGPQGPPGPDGPMGPPGAPGMPGASALSEAQGLPGPPGPPGDAGAPGRPGAAGPPGEPGAPGQCGRGLPGPPGPPGPMGPPGAPGANSASDAVAIPGPPGPPGSPGRPGKPGMDGHPGTAGGMGSVGGDAMYCPCPPRTIKMKRMATRYVKYRSP; from the exons ATGAGTACAACATCGATTATCAGCGGCGTAGCAGGTATAACCGCCGTTAGTACCGGATTCGCCATTGTCACTGTTCTCTACCTCTTCAATGATATAAACAAGTTTTacgatgaggcgcttgaggagCTTGCAGAGTTTAAG GATATAGCAAATTCCGCGTGGCACGAAATGAGACCTTCGGATCACCAAAGTAGAGATAAACGTGGAATCATCTTCAACACATTCCGTAGCCGCAGGCAATATCCATCTAACTGTAACTGTGCAGCTAGATCAGCAAATTGCCCTACAGGACCACCTGGACCACCGGGAGCTGCAGGCTTACCCGGAGAACCTGGTTTACAAGGAGCACCAGGTAAACCGGGTATCGAGGGAATTGGACTAAGTTTTGATGGTGGACACAGTGGATGCATCATGTGTCCTTCTGGACCACAAGGACCTCCGGGACCAGATGGACCTATGGGACCTCCTGGAGCTCCTGGAATGCCGGGTGCAAGTGCCCTGTCTGAAGCTCAGGGACTACCAGGCCCGCCTGGGCCTCCTGGAGATGCTGGAGCGCCCGGAAGGCCAGGAGCAGCTGGGCCGCCAGGTGAACCAGGGGCGCCTGGACAATGCGGCAGAGGACTGCCTGGACCTCCGGGACCTCCTGGACCGATGGGACCACCTGGAGCACCTGGAGCAAATAGTGCATCTGATGCTGTTGCAATCCCTGGTCCACCTGGACCTCCAGGATCACCCGGAAGACCAGGAAAACCAGGTATGGATGGCCACCCGGGAACTGCAGGAGGGATGGGCTCCGTTGGAGGAGATGCCATGTACTGTCCATGTCCGCCGCGGAcgataaaaatgaaacgaatggCTACACGATATGTGAAATACCGTTCACCATAG
- a CDS encoding hypothetical protein (NECATOR_CHRII.G8416.T1) → MGSREENVRISGNNTRLSPSICIFCGSSGGNDSNTRITQDLDVPSLIALPRCYVSDCNGVNEGKRTHV, encoded by the exons ATGGGTAGTCGGGAAG AGAATGTGAGAATTAGCGGGAATAATACACGTCTATCACCATCCATATGTATATTTTGTGGATCGTCCGGAGGCAATGACTCCAATACGAGAATCACACAAGATTTGGACGTACCATCACTAATAGCTCTGCCGAG GTGTTACGTAAGCGACTGCAATGGAGTGAATGAGGGGAAGCGGACACACGTTTGA
- a CDS encoding hypothetical protein (NECATOR_CHRII.G8409.T1), translated as MAICTYNARTLASEAAIEELMMQAKKIKYDVIGLTETRRRHPLNAVYETGEELFSGTCDSRGVGGVGVLVNTSMAKNIDSFEQLTTRIGRLRMRRCGPTPALIIFVAYAPTSSYEEEEVEAFYMDLEKFYREDHAFYKVIIGDFNAKVGPRRTPEELHIGTHGLQWNDQGERSPPLYAGRGSHSVEGTVMK; from the exons atggcgatctgtacttataacgcacgtacgcttgcatcggaagcggccatcgaagaactgatgatgcaagccaagaagatcaagtacgacgtcatcggactgaccgagacgagacgacgtcaccctctcaacgccgtatatgaaactggagaagaactgttctcaggaacatgcgacagtagaggtgttggtggagttggcgtcctcgtcaacacgagtatggcaaaaaacatcgactcttttgaacaacttacgacccgaatcggacgtctgcggatgagaagatgtggcccaacaccagctttgattatcttcgtcgcttacgctccaacatcaagctacgaagaagaagaagtcgaagctttctatatggacctggagaagttctaccgagaagaccatgccttctacaaggtcataattggcgatttcaacgccaaggttggcccaagaagaacgccggaggaacttcacatcgggacccacggcctacaatggaatgaccagggggagag aagccctcctctctacgctggacgtgggagtcactcggtggagggtaccgtaatgaaatag
- a CDS encoding hypothetical protein (NECATOR_CHRII.G8408.T1), translating to MDNIDEEYDRLVEHLHDCAKKAESFKTTKRRLSLETLELIRQRGAARAAGNQELTSELARLCRKAIKEDPKERKAEVLAEAAEAGKSIRYARLDFASRKTRMTALRNPKGTTIASRRGMEKIIYDFYSDLFDSHVHLPPHHLREDVHVIPEVLPSEIRHAIMSVRNRTAPGPDRIRQEHLKSLPPVLINTLARLFTRYLSECKIPKQWKTSKTVLLYKKGDPHDIGNYRPICLLSVIYKLFTRVILNRIERVLDEGQPCEQAGFRKGFSTIDHIHTVSKLIEVSREYKMPLCLTFIDLKKAFDSVETEAVVEALDNQCVPTQYIKVLRELYSNFTTGISPFYKNIIIDVKRGVRQGDTISPKIFTATLENAMLKLEWDYMGVKDDGRQLHHLRFADDIVLITPSISQAERMLIEFDETCGCIGLQLNLQKTMFMRNGWVSDAPFTVNGTNISECTSYVYLGRELNMMSDPTLELGRRRRVAWGAYKSIEDVVKKTRNTRLRAHLFNTTILPVLTYASETWAFRKQEENAVSVIERAIERVML from the coding sequence atggacaacatcgacgaggaatatgaccggcttgttgaacaccttcacgactgcgccaagaaggctgagagttttaaaaccaccaagaggcgcctgtctcttgaaactcttgagctgatacgccagcgtggagcagcacgagccgcagggaaccaagaactcacgtccgagctcgcaaggctttgcagaaaggcgataaaggaagaccctaaagagagaaaagcagaagtgctggctgaagctgcagaggcggggaaaagcatccgctatgcccgtctagacttcgccagtcgcaagacgaggatgactgctctccggaacccgaagggaacaaccattgcatcgagaagggggatggagaaaatcatctacgacttctactccgatctcttcgacagccatgtccacttgcctcctcaccatctgagggaagacgtacatgtcattccagaggttctcccatccgaaatacgacatgctatcatgtcggtaagaaatcgtacggcacccggtcccgacagaataagacaagaacacctgaagagccttccgccagtactcatcaacaccctggcgaggctctttacacgttatctgtcggaatgcaagattcctaaacagtggaagaccagcaagaccgtgttgttgtataaaaagggagatccacatgacatcggcaactatcgtccaatctgcctactgtccgtcatctacaagctctttacaagagtgatccttaataggattgaaagagtcttggatgaaggacagccatgcgagcaagcagggtttcgaaaaggattcagcacgattgaccacattcacactgtttcgaaactcatcgaggtatcacgagagtacaagatgccgctctgtctcaccttcatcgacttaaagaaggccttcgactcagttgagacggaagcggtcgtggaagccttggacaaccaatgcgtccctactcagtacataaaggtacttcgagagttgtacagtaacttcacgaccggaatttcgccattctacaagaatatcatcattgacgtgaagaggggggttcgacagggtgacacaatctcacccaaaatattcacagccaccctcgagaacgcaatgctaaagttggaatgggactacatgggagtgaaggatgatggtcggcagctacaccatttgcgttttgctgatgacatcgtactgataacacctagcatcagccaagcggaacgaatgctgatcgaattcgacgaaacatgtggatgcatcggtcttcagctgaatctacaaaagacgatgttcatgcggaacggatgggtctcggatgccccattcacggtcaacggaacgaacatatccgaatgcaccagttacgtttatctgggtcgggaactcaACATGATGAGCGACCCGACCctcgagctgggcagaaggagacgagtggcttggggagcgtacaagagcatcgaggatgtagtgaagaagaccaggaacacccggctccgtgctcacctcttcaacaccaccatacttcctgttttgacctatgcttcggaaacctgggcatttcgcaagcaagaagaaaacgcggtgagcgtcattgaacgcgcaattgagagagtgatgctgtGA
- a CDS encoding hypothetical protein (NECATOR_CHRII.G8409.T2) gives MEQSGQNDSDLGAALRKRLRLKRRGGASGWDLGDRIPVSAEPGLTHDILVSRTSVRPKTCNQMTGRCKGGGLESLPTNKLHMSTPGERKFSQKLMGLEACNLPKGFKIFYAKHSNRKESPDSGGKLGTVAPGGTGLLESCRLPKRKRTRMAICTYNARTLASEAAIEELMMQAKKIKYDVIGLTETRRRHPLNAVYETGEELFSGTCDSRGVGGVGVLVNTSMAKNIDSFEQLTTRIGRLRMRRCGPTPALIIFVAYAPTSSYEEEEVEAFYMDLEKFYREDHAFYKVIIGDFNAKVGPRRTPEELHIGTHGLQWNDQGERFSEFIMTTKTIHGNSQFQKPSSLRWTWESLGGGSIRDRTIASSEEDFPSQGEQREPPSSEREIPGLPSTGISSLR, from the exons ATGgaacagtcgggtcaaaacgactcgGACCTCGGTGCAGctttgcgtaagcgactgcgcttgaagcggcgcggtggagctagcggctgGGATCTAG gggatagaatccctgtttctgctgagccaggacttactcatgacatccttgtatcccgcacgtcggtccggccaaaaacctgcaatcaaatgactgggaggtgcaagggaggcggtttggagtcgcttccaacaaataagctccacatgtccactccgggagaacgaaagttctcccagaaactcatgggactagaggcttgcaacctgcccaagggttttaaaattttttacgcaaaacacagtaatagaaaagagtctcctgattccggaggaaagcttggtacggtagcgccaggtggAACGGGGTTGctggagtcatgtaggctaccaaaacgaaaaaggactaggatggcgatctgtacttataacgcacgtacgcttgcatcggaagcggccatcgaagaactgatgatgcaagccaagaagatcaagtacgacgtcatcggactgaccgagacgagacgacgtcaccctctcaacgccgtatatgaaactggagaagaactgttctcaggaacatgcgacagtagaggtgttggtggagttggcgtcctcgtcaacacgagtatggcaaaaaacatcgactcttttgaacaacttacgacccgaatcggacgtctgcggatgagaagatgtggcccaacaccagctttgattatcttcgtcgcttacgctccaacatcaagctacgaagaagaagaagtcgaagctttctatatggacctggagaagttctaccgagaagaccatgccttctacaaggtcataattggcgatttcaacgccaaggttggcccaagaagaacgccggaggaacttcacatcgggacccacggcctacaatggaatgaccagggggagaggttctccgagttcatcatgacgactaagaccatccatgggaactcgcaattccagaagccctcctctctacgctggacgtgggagtcactcggtggagg ttctatacgggatcggaccatcgcctcctccgaggaagattttccttcacaaggagagcagagagagccgccaagttcagaaagagaaatcccaggactgccatcaactgggatctcttcgctacgctaa
- a CDS encoding hypothetical protein (NECATOR_CHRII.G8404.T1) produces MDYWVKDDGRQLHHCVLLMTSYYNTCTASGTMLIESTKHVDARSSLNLQKTMSCGTDAHAPSGQRNDISECTVTFIWSELTMSDPTPLARRAWERTEHRMVRNRTPARAHLFTPPYSALTLLTASRARRRNLKNV; encoded by the coding sequence ATGGACTACTGGGTGAAGgatgatggtcggcagctacaccattgcgttttgctgatgacatcgtactatAACACCTGCACCGCCAGTGGAACAATGCTGATCGaatcgacgaaacatgtggatgcacgGTCTtcgctgaatctacaaaagacgatgtcatgcggaacggatgccCATGCCCCATCCGGTCAACGGAAcgacatatccgaatgcaccgtTACGTTTATCTGGTCGGAACTCACTATGAGCGACCCGACCCCGCTGGCAAGACGCGCTTGGGAGCGTACAGAGCATCGGATGGTAAGAAACCGAACACCCgcccgtgctcacctcttcacaCCACCGTACTCCGCTTTGACCTTGCTCACCGCATCGCGCGCGCGGCGtagaaatctcaaaaatgttTAA